The DNA window tttgacaacgtgtgcgtgcgtgcgtgtgtgtgtgttaggggAGGGGGCGACATCGTGTTTGATCAGCAGCCACATCATGACTTTACCACACTACCTCCACGGGGACAGAAAGCGAACAATAGTCCGTGAATgatgcagaaaatgtgtcaGAAAGCCCCTGATCTGACGTGTGGTGAGCTGAGCCGCGTGCGTGCCGCCACAGAAGCCGGTGCGATCCCTCTCTAACGTTACTCTCTACTGAAGCCGAAGCGACGCTTCACCGCCAACACAACGCGCGCTTGAAAGCTGAAGAGAACGTTCCCATACCTGTCAGTTAATAGCTTGGATTGTGTTGGGATAAATCCAGAGAGAAATGTACTGAGAGAAGATAAAGTGGCCAGATCCCGCCGTGTCTGCTATCTCACTCTTTTCAATAGGTCTGATGCAAAATGGCGGCGAAACTCATGCCGCGGGAGTTTTTTTCCGCTTCCGGTTGTACGGGGTTTCTCACACAGCCACTGGAGGGCTCACATTACACTGACTGCGTTCGCGTACTGCGCAGTGTGCACAGTGTAGTGCTTACTAGCTTAACCCTTATGCGCTCTTAGttcacactcagggtctttgggggctccaggcaacaaaatgtcattttgtaacatttttttatttttttaaaatgttgttttactctgttttattaatgtttttacgtgacatttgtgcagtttttggaggatttatcatattaaatttatacaaataaatgaaaaaaatgttttttttaaatacaaaaacagcttttaatgtaaaattcactttataaagacacacatttctaactttcattcatggggataacatggataatttgacattattagtttaagatttttgcccatcttttggaaaatgcagttttaaaagtaaaaaaaaaaattcacttttaccagtagatggctccagaactccactatttgctatttgactgactgaaagacatcttttcacaagtattttcagttggattcatgtctaaatattgtgaaatcacaattataacaataaaagctacttttttgtcaaagtttagcatttttttttaataataaaaaaaaaaaaaatcagtttttcaatgTTACATTATAATGAGACCCCACTTAGAaaaaattcatcctcaaaatcaacatttttcaaaaacctatttttttgttttgtttttttagtacaaaaaaaaatggctaaactttgacaaaaagtaatttctattgttataattgtgatttcataatatttagatattaatccaactgaaaaatacttgtgaaaagatgtctttcagtcagtcaaatagcacACAGTGGAGCTCTagagccatctactggtaaaagtaataatttctttacttttaaaagatgggcaaaaatctcacactaaaccatgtcaaattatccatgttatccccgtgaatgaaagttagaaatgtgggtcatttataaagtgaattttacataaaaagctgttttgtataaaaacctattttatttatttatttttttatataaattttaaaaaaatatgataaatcctccaaacaCTGCACAAATaagaagtaaaaacattaataaacagagtaaaattacatttgttttttaaaaaacaattattttgttacaaaattacattttgttggcTGGCGTCTGTGGAGACCCCAAATACCCtgagtgtgactttttttctacactaaaataaaaacaagatatcaccctttttttttttttttttttttttttttttttttgtagatctAGAAAATATTAACAATTTTACAAAGTTAGATTTTTGCAAATGTCATTTGGGGACCCCAAAGACCCCATAAGGGTTAAAAACAATAGGCAAACTGGACAGTAGGAAGCCCATTTCCAATACATGCTTTggtaaatcttaattatgtcaaaattcccaggtgaaaaaaatactatagtaatttatagtaaataggcctactatagtgtttttgaactatactatagtaaagtacttgaattaatttattgtggtaattctatagttgctctgataatataacaactatagtaatataaacaaattactttacccaatactgtactaagttttcttTAATCTATAGGGTATACTATACtacaatacactacagtttactgtagtaaaaaaaaaaactaaagtatactacaggaTTTATTACAGTtgatcagttcactatagttaatactacagtatgctgaagcatttattaacaaacttttataaatactataatatatacagtatactacaatttactatagtatggttcaaaaacactatagtatttactataaattactatattaGTTGTTTCACCTGGGTTATTACATAAAAAGTGGAAATTATGACACAttcataatttagatttttcttATTTCATAGTTATGACATACTTATGACTTACTTTTAGGTAATAATTATTATAGGCTACACAGAAAAATCTTCAGAGTTGAATCAACTTAAATCTGCTTGGAGTACATATGAATATAtgctaaatagtgttaaagtaacacttaaccagagttaaagttaatgagattaattaagtgatgattgagtgttagtgatgaacacctgctgttaacaagcagaatcatatacattatacataataatacattatatcTATCAAGATCTCAGTAGAGGATGATTACCTTTTCTTTAGTTactctgcttgttaacagcaggtgttcatcactaatgctcattCATCGCTTAATTAATCGCTGAATTATCTCATTAAcattaactctgcttcagtgttgcTTTATCACTATAGAGGAACCATATGCACTcagagcagagttgatttaactctggggattttgccagtcaaaattatgacttactaaatcataattatgagattaaacagtcaaaattttgagttaaaaagtcaaaattatgactttctaTGATATTATAGAAACCATATTTATCTAACTTCCGTATTctgtaaaacagatcagatcaatTCTGGTTTAGGTCTTTTGTATGTGCTTCATGAAAAAGTAgcttaaaaaaacttaaaaagagCGATCAAAGATAAGCATAAATGATGTCTGCCGCATATGCAGATTGAtatttaaaagctttttttaatttttcttcttCACACTAACATTTAGACATTTAATAGAATAAAACACCTATAACATTGTGAACTAGGTGGTTTCGCTGATTACCTTAAAAGTCCATAGATATGCCGTCAGTTCATACTGCTGTTAACATTTTCTCTGACAAGCGGATGCAATGAGACCAGTTTTCCGGTCTGGTCATGTGACGTTCGACATATACCCTATAGGCTTTATTTCCATGATACAAAAATGAACTGATAAAACTGGCATACTTCCTTTACATTCACACAATCAGTTGCGTGATGTATTTCTGGCAGAGattttgtttataatttttccaattaataattaaaaatatttatacataattttatatattaaggATGGTGTGCTGTTGTTTTAAAATCTggaaaatgtaacttttaatgcattctttttaaataaatgtacagaTAAATTGTGTAACCGGTGCAGCATTACTGTGCTTCCTAACTAAATAAGACAGGATTCTATATGAAGTCCATTTTCTGTGTTCTCCTTGACAGCACAATAAAACTGTGTCTTTGTTACGCTTGACCTTCAGATGTTTTGATTTCAGTTAGCATCGACTGCAGGCCTGGTTCTGATAGGAGTCAGGGTTACCATCTTCACCTTTCTACTGTCCACTGATAATTCAGAAAGAAAGAGCAACTGAAGCCTACTGTTAAACCAGCAACTTTAATAACACATCTTGATGAATAATGCTATCAGAATGTGTTAGTGCCAACACTATATTTGCACGGTTTCAAGGATAGGTTTAGGGTTTGTGGTTGGTATGGACGTTTAAAAAGCCTCAAACCACGTCACACCACATGAATATAGCACAATCTGATAGCATTTCTCTCCAAGAATCTGAGCGGGTAGAACAAATCTGTTGTAAGCTATTTTATGTCTATTATAAACTATGAGAGCAGACAGAAAGTCTGCTAACTGATTTTAATCCTAGTGGATTTAGAGGTTTCCTCACTTACACAAAGAATATTTCCAAAAGGATCATCACTATACACAACAGCACTGTTTTCCTATGAGGTTTCATCCTGTAAAGTAATTGCACTGatatcacagacacacagtggAATAAATCAGACTAATCACCAGTCTGTGGGCATGAGGAGCCTGTTGTGTTTACCAAAAACACtcattcaaagtgctttacggATTTCTGTTACTCCATTacaccagtagatggcgatgagTGAGTGACTCTCAGCTGTGTGAATACTGCTatagcaaaaaaataaacatataaatgtaaACATGAAAAATTTTAATGTGAGACTGATGTTTTATGAACATGTGCTATATACATCTGTTAGTTTACTTATAATAACACAACTTTCACAAAATGTATACCTGCATCGTCCCGTTTATAAAGGCTTCTGACTGAAGTTTTGTGAAATTAGTACAAAACACAATCTATCTAACATATAAGGTTTTATCCATATGTACAGCTGATATGGTTTCAATGCCATGAATCATGTTCATatggtttttttattattattgttttttggtGTTTTTATATTTCACACTAAAGATGCTACTCTAAGTCTTCCAAAAGCTGCAGCTGATGAAGATCGTGTCAGCGCGCCGTCCTCTTCCTCGCGCTGGTCTGCGGTTGTTTAGGAGGTGCTGGTCTGCTCTTGATGTTCTGGCACTTTGGGATGTGTCTCTCTGCCGGGCCTGGGGCAAATTTGCGGCCACAATGAGGGCAGGTTACATATTCTGGATTTAGATTGGAGACTGACTGTGGCTCGTGAGATCGACCCTGACGCATGGTTTGAATGAATGCCTCGTGTTTCTGCcgccaattattcttcttgcGCTGAGGAAGAAGACAGTGTGACATCAGTGAGGACATGGATAATACACAGAAGAGTGATGCTATGAAGGAAATATTACCacagcaaaacaaaatcactcatctcaaacacacatttatcagaCTGCAGATAACTTTTGTTTCCACTATCAGggtttaaatgtatatgaaCGCACAGTATTGGAGAAGTGAATTTTGTAGATTAGACTGGATTTTGTTCTATTTTTTCATTCAGCTTTAAAGTTTGTGAGGAACTTCTTATTCTTGTCATGTGaatcaatgagatctttataacagtatagcagataattacataaaatacacataaatatCAGTCTTCACTGTATCTGTcaattatggaagcttgtttccagcactgaataaaaaaaaataaaaaaagggtaactacgactttttatctcacaatgcTGAATTTTTTCTTGCAACTACTAGATATATAtgaatactgactttataactcgtaattgtaAGAAAATTCAGTATCATGagataaaaaaatcacaattgtgagaaaaaagtcagaattacgaggtAAAAAGTCACGactgtgagaaaaaaatcagaattacgaggtaaaaagtcacaattgtgagaaaaatcagaattgtgaaataaaaagtcgcaattgcgagaaaaagtcagaattgtgagaaaaaaataattacgagataaaaagtcgcaattgtgaggtaaaaagtcagaattgtgaaataaaaagtcgcaattgcgagaaaaagtcagaattgtgagaaaaaaataattacgagataaaaagtcgcaattgtgaggtaaaaagtcagaattgtgagaaaaaaatgtattatgaggtaaaaagtcgcaattgcaagaaaaaaagtcacaattgagcgaaaaaagtcagaattgtgagataaaaagtcagaattgtgagaaagtcgcaattgcaagaaaaaagtcagaattatgagaaaaaattaattatgaggtaaaaagtcgaaattgcaagaaaaaaagtcagaattgtgagataaaagtcagaattgtaagaaaaaaataattacgaggtaaaaagtcgcaattgcaagaaaaaaagtcagaattgtgagaaaaaattaattacgaggtaaaagtcgcaattgtgaggaaaaaagtgagaattgtgagataaaaagtcaaaattgtaagaaaaaagtgagaattgtgagatagtcacaattgagagaaaaaagtcacaattgtgagataaaaagtcacaattgtgaaatAGTcacaattgagagaaaaaagtcagaattacgaggtaaaaagtcgcaattgtgagaaaaatcagaattgtgaaataaaaagtcgcaattgcgagaaaaagtcagaattgtgagaaaaaaataattacgagataaaaagtcgcaattgtgagttaaaaagtcagaattgtgagaaaaaaatgtattattgggtaaaaagtcgcaattgtgaggaaaaaagtcagaattgtgagaaaaaaataattacgagataaaaagtcgcaattgtgacgtaaaaagtcagaattgtgagataaaaagtcgcaattgcaagaaaaaaagtcagaattgtgagaaaaaaatcagaattgtgagaaaaaagtcagaattgtgagataaaaagtcgcaattgcaagaaaaaaagtcacaattgagcgaaaaaagtcagaattgtgagataaaaagtcagaattgtgagaaagtcgcaattgcaagaaaaaagtcagaattatgagaaaaaattaattacgaagtaaaaagtcaaaattgcaagaaaaaaagtcagaattgtgagataaaagtcagaattgtaagaaaaaaataattacgaggtaaaaagtcgcaattgcaagaaaaaaagtcagaattgtaagaaaaaattaATTACGAGGTAAAAGTCGCaactgtgaggaaaaaagtgagaattgtgagataaaaagtcaaaattgcaagaaaaaaagtgagaattgtgagatagtcacaattgagagaaaaaggtcacaattgtgagataaaaagtcacaattgtgaaatagtcacaattgtgagaaaaaagtcagaattacgaggtaaaaagtcgcaattgtgagaaaaatcagaattgtgaaataaaaagtcgcaattgcgagaaaaagtcagaattgtgagaaaaaataattacgagataaaaagtcgcaattgtgaggtaaaaagtcagaattgtgagaacaaaaagtattatgaggtaaaaagtcgcaattgtgaggaaaaaagtcagaattgtgagaaaaaaataattacgagataaaaagtcgcaattttgaggtaaaaagtcagaattgtgagataaaaagtcgcaattgcaagaaaaaaagtcagaattgtgagataaaagtcagaattgtgagaaaaaagaaagaattgtgagaaaaaagtcagaattgtgagataaaaagtcgcaattgcaagaaaaaagtcacaattgagcgaaaaaagtcacaattgtgagataaaaagtcagaattgtgagaaagtcgcaattgcaagaaaaaagtcagaattatgagaaaaaattaaTTACGAGGTAAAAGTCGAAATTGCaaggaaaaatgtcagaattgtgagaagtcagaattgtaagaaaaaaataattacgaggtaaaaagtcgcaattgcaagaaaaaaagtcagaattgtgagaaaaaattaattacgaggtaaaagtcgcaattgtgaggaaaaaagtgagaattgtgagatagtcacaattgagagaaaaaagtcacaattgtgagataaaaagtcacaattgtgagataaaaagtcacaattgtgaaatAGTcacaattgagagaaaaaaagtcagaattacgaggtaaaaagtcgcaattgtgagaaaaatcagaattgtgaaataaaaagtcgcaattgcgagaaaaagtcagaattgtgagaaaaaataaTTACGAggtaaaaagtcgcaattgtgagaaaaaagtcagaattgtgagataaaaagtcagaattgcaagaaaaaaagtgagaattgtgagagtcacaattgagagaaaaaagtcagaattacgaggtaaaaagtcgcaattgtgagaaaaatcagaattgtgaaataaaaagtcgcaattgcgagaaaaagtccgaattgtgagaaaaaaataattacgaggtaaaaagtcgcaattgtgagaaaaaagtcagaattgtgagataaaaagtcagaattgtgagaaaaaattaattacgaggtaaaaagtcacaattgcaagaaaaaaagtaagaattgtgagatgttaTCAATATTACTAATATTACAAACAAGTTATTCTTACGTTTACTTGATAAAATCAGTGCAGATTTCACAGCAGAAAGACACGAGCTGAAGGAGAACGTTTGtacaattatactaaaagatattttacttcCTAAAAAAGTctaaactatcaatcagacgACAGAAGGACTGTAGCAGATTGTGTGCAGCTGCAAAGTTTTGATCACGTTGATCACTTTAGAGAACTTGCGTATCAAATATGTCGTAAGTAAAAGGTGAGATCTTTGCAAAGCACTTACTTCGGGCGTTTTGCTTCTGCTGTTGATCTTCATGAACTCCTCCAGCTCTGTTCCTTTGGCTCTGTACTGTGACATGTCGAAGACCTTGCGCTGCGGCCGCTTTTTCTCACACACCCTCATGTGCGTCTCCAGCCGCTCTCGTGCGAAGCATCGATGGCACACGTTACATGGAACCAGCTGGTGCGGAGCGTCGGGATCCTCCTCCGGACTGAGCTCCACCTGCTGCAGTCGGTTTCCTCTCTGGCTGGGAATCCTGTCCGTGCTGCCAGCGGCCTCCTTCATAAGCCTTGATGTGAGCTGATACAAACCCTCTTTATTTTCCCTCCTCTCATGTTTGAGGTGAGCTCGGTCCCTTCTCATAGAGTCAGACGAGTTCGGTTTTCTCACGTCATCTTCTCTGAGGTTGTGCATTTCGCTCCTTCTTCTGACGTAATTGTCTTGTCCCATTCCTCGCTCTCGTCGCCCATTACCAGTTTCTCTGTTCCAGCCTTTTGCTGTGTGTTCGTAGTCATCCCAATCTCTCTTTTCCTCCAGTTTGTGACTCTTTGCCATCTCTAAAGTCAAAGGTCTCCTCCTGCCCTCCCTTTCTCTGCTCCTCTTTACCTCTCGCTCCCATCTTTCCATATCATCTCTTGCATTCCCATATCTGTGCCTTTCCTCATCCCAATCGCTGTATCCGTTACTATAGAACCTGTTGTCCTCTAAATAACTCTGGTTTCTCTCTTTAGTCTTCTCTTTTTGGACTCTTCGCAGGGTCtcttctgttttgaaaatcttcTGCTGGAGCATCATCTGCTTGGAGTGGATTTCCTTTGAAAGGTGTGTTTGCTTGTGTTCCTGGTGCTCCCGGTCCAGATTGAGAGGGTCTAGTTTCCTGCCAGCCTTCTGCTGGTGTCTGACGGCAGCTTGATGGGTTAGTGCAGGCAGACATGAGTAAAATCTCTCTTGATGTTCTGGTTTGGTGACATTACTCAGGCTGAACGCCCTCTTGTGGAGGACTGGTTTCAGAGGGAATATTTTGTCTAAAGTTCTCCGTGAAGGAACGTATTCATTCTGCTCCGTGTTTTTCTTCCTATGGATGATGTCTGGATGTTGCCAGGGATGTTGTCTCTCTCTCAGGGACCTTCCCTCTTGGTTTTCCAGAACATCCAGCCTGGAGCTGTGATGAGTTCCCGAGGGACTGCGGAGTCTGCTCATGCTCTCTCTGTACAAGAATGGAAGTTTTGATGGTACGGTCTCTCTTTCCCAGAAGTGATGTGTGAGGTGATGGTGTGGCACCGTTTGCATGTTTGTGAAAGGCAGATCTAATAACAGCGTTGTCAAACCTGTGGACTGACAGAAAACACATATGgatgtttctttaaaaatagTGCAGGTATAATTTGTTTCAGAATGGGCTTAGTTTGATTGCTGCTTCTGTAAAGTCTGAAACCatcattaaaggcacaatacgTAGGATTTtgggattaaaatatccaaaagccactagaacagtgttatacattttgttgacttgtgtacttacattatcacAAATATAGCACTATAACAACTCTCAATATAGCACTTataacactcaaatgtatctaagaTGATAAGAgctgctttaccccacatacTCCTgaccagaagaagaagaagcagcgactgtggcataataaaagtcccgctgctctcgAGACATGTGTTGCGCTCTTCTCTCATTAGAgagtgtttgggtagattttgtgttacacagatcttgggtcaatgatgtggaagtttcaaatttcaatattttattcagaatacaacatagatgtcatatcaaatgtttaaactgagaaaatgtatcattttaagggaaaaataagttgattttaaatttcatggcatcaacacatctcaaaaaagttggaacaaggccatgtttaccactgtgtggcatcccctcttctttttataacagtctgcaaacgtctggggactgaggagacaagttgctcaagtttaggaataggaatgttgtcccattcttgtctaatacaggcttctagttgctcaactgtcttaggtcttctttgtcgcatcttcctctttatgatgcgccaaatgttttctatgggtgaaagatctggactgcaggctggccatttcagtacccggatccttcttctacccagctgtgatgttgtaattgatgcagtatgtggtctggcattgtcatgttggaaaatgcaaggtcttccctgaaagagatgacgtctggatgggagcttatgttgttctagaacttggatatacctttcagcattgatggtgcctttccagatgtgtaagctgcccatgccacacgcactcatgcaaccccataccatcagagatgcagcttctgaactgagcgctggtaacaacttgggttgtccttgtcctctttagtccggatgatatggcgtcccagttttccaaaaagaacttcaaattttgattcgtctgaccacagaacagttttccactttgccacagtccattttaaatgagctttggcccagagaaaacgcctgcgcttctggatcatgtttagatatggcttcttttttgacctatagagttttagccggcaacggcgaatggcatggtggattgtgttcaccaacaatgttttctggaagtattcctgagcccatgttgtgattcccattacagtagcattcctgtatgtgatgcagtgccgtctgggcccgaagatcacgggcatccagtatggttttccggccttgacccttatgcacagagattgatccagattctctgaatctttggatgatattatgcactgtagatgatgataacttcaaactctttgcagtttttctctgagaagctcctttctgatattgctccactatttttggctgcagcattgggggaattggtgatcctctgcccgtCTTGACTTATGAGAGActctgccactctgagaggctctttttatacccaatcatccgccagctgttccttatatgtacatttaacttttccggcctcttattgctatctgtcccaacttttttggaatgtgta is part of the Chanodichthys erythropterus isolate Z2021 chromosome 18, ASM2448905v1, whole genome shotgun sequence genome and encodes:
- the zc2hc1c gene encoding zinc finger C2HC domain-containing protein 1C; protein product: MQTVPHHHLTHHFWERETVPSKLPFLYRESMSRLRSPSGTHHSSRLDVLENQEGRSLRERQHPWQHPDIIHRKKNTEQNEYVPSRRTLDKIFPLKPVLHKRAFSLSNVTKPEHQERFYSCLPALTHQAAVRHQQKAGRKLDPLNLDREHQEHKQTHLSKEIHSKQMMLQQKIFKTEETLRRVQKEKTKERNQSYLEDNRFYSNGYSDWDEERHRYGNARDDMERWEREVKRSREREGRRRPLTLEMAKSHKLEEKRDWDDYEHTAKGWNRETGNGRRERGMGQDNYVRRRSEMHNLREDDVRKPNSSDSMRRDRAHLKHERRENKEGLYQLTSRLMKEAAGSTDRIPSQRGNRLQQVELSPEEDPDAPHQLVPCNVCHRCFARERLETHMRVCEKKRPQRKVFDMSQYRAKGTELEEFMKINSRSKTPERKKNNWRQKHEAFIQTMRQGRSHEPQSVSNLNPEYVTCPHCGRKFAPGPAERHIPKCQNIKSRPAPPKQPQTSARKRTAR